In Candidatus Bathyarchaeia archaeon, the following are encoded in one genomic region:
- a CDS encoding glycosyltransferase family 4 protein: MRIAFFVWEYPPVLFGGLGTYAQYITREFVEYGHDVSVFTLNPGDLKTREIIKGVEVHRPNIVNCANVFPLFVTEDLSRWGTYIKYFSDMFTYNILSASKFVNQLIRKEGVNYDVVCVHDWLSGIAGLIVKNELRRMPVIFHVHSTEWGRSMGGGSRVIIHIEDTTAQVADNIITVSHVMKEDLTRHGWDEKKIHVVWNGVDPERYNPEVVDTNKIQKLRESYGIREDEQMILFVGRLTWVKGVRNLIQALPLILRDFPKVKLVILGRGEEQKDIMELAGRLGVNDKVVYRFEFVQEDERILHYAASDLCVLPSIYEPFGIVSLEAMAMEKPVVVGAKGCVGFREQVIPSGPEQNGIHVNGEDPADIAWGVKEVLRDPAYAKKLGKNGRVRVLKYFTWKVVAEQTLKIYRESFR, translated from the coding sequence TTGAGGATAGCATTTTTCGTATGGGAATACCCGCCAGTTCTCTTCGGCGGGCTGGGGACTTACGCACAGTATATCACCCGCGAGTTCGTCGAGTATGGGCATGATGTATCTGTGTTTACACTAAATCCCGGTGATCTTAAAACTCGGGAAATCATAAAGGGCGTCGAAGTTCACAGGCCTAATATTGTAAACTGTGCTAATGTCTTTCCGCTCTTCGTCACAGAGGACCTCTCAAGATGGGGTACTTACATCAAGTACTTCAGCGATATGTTCACTTACAATATACTCTCAGCCTCCAAGTTCGTAAACCAACTTATAAGAAAGGAGGGAGTCAATTACGATGTTGTTTGTGTGCACGACTGGCTTAGTGGCATAGCGGGGTTGATAGTTAAAAATGAGCTTAGAAGGATGCCCGTCATATTTCATGTGCATTCAACAGAATGGGGTAGAAGCATGGGTGGGGGATCCCGTGTGATCATCCATATTGAGGATACGACAGCGCAGGTGGCAGACAACATCATAACCGTCAGTCACGTCATGAAAGAAGACCTGACCCGCCATGGATGGGATGAGAAGAAGATTCACGTAGTATGGAACGGCGTAGATCCTGAACGTTACAATCCTGAGGTTGTGGATACTAATAAAATCCAAAAGCTCAGGGAAAGTTACGGCATAAGGGAAGATGAGCAGATGATACTTTTCGTTGGTAGGCTAACGTGGGTTAAAGGCGTAAGGAACCTAATCCAAGCTTTACCTTTAATTCTCCGAGACTTCCCAAAAGTTAAGCTTGTAATATTGGGGAGAGGTGAGGAGCAGAAGGACATAATGGAGCTGGCGGGGCGCCTAGGGGTAAACGATAAGGTTGTCTATAGGTTTGAGTTCGTTCAAGAAGATGAACGCATACTTCATTACGCCGCATCTGACCTTTGCGTCCTTCCATCTATATATGAGCCCTTCGGCATTGTAAGCCTCGAAGCAATGGCTATGGAGAAACCTGTAGTCGTCGGGGCGAAGGGTTGCGTCGGCTTCAGGGAGCAGGTTATTCCTTCAGGCCCTGAACAAAATGGGATACATGTAAACGGCGAAGACCCGGCAGACATCGCTTGGGGTGTCAAAGAAGTTTTGAGAGATCCGGCATACGCCAAAAAGTTAGGCAAAAACGGAAGAGTTAGGGTTTTAAAGTATTTTACATGGAAGGTTGTGGCTGAGCAAACTTTAAAGATCTACAGGGAATCTTTCCGTTAA